The nucleotide sequence TAAGTCATACTCCTTAAGTATCCCAATGATCGTAAGGCCTTTGGATGTGAAAAATGATCAATTCCatcctaaagaaaaaaaatgaagatatccttcgtcctgaagtaccatatttCAGTGTtattggagcactaatgtatattgctaataatacacgacctggCATATCATTTGccgtgaatttactagcaaggtatagttcttCTCCAAACAGAAGACATTgtaatagaatcaaacaaatctttcaataTCTTTATGGAACAGTTGATATGGGTTGGTTTTATCCATatgaatccaagtcacaattagttggctacaCAGATGTAGGATACTTGTTTGATCTACATAAAGAAAGATCTTAAACaagatacctattcacatatggtgataCAGTTATATCATGGAAGTCCacaaaacagacgatagcagcagtatcctctaatcatgttgaaatactagcgatataTGAAACAAgttgcgagtgtttttggctcaggagtttaattcaatatattctgtcatcatgtgaacTAATTGATCATAAAATAGCTCTAACTATTATGTTTGAAGATAATATAGTATGCATTGCTCAATTTAAGAGTGGATATATCAAAAGTGATAGAACAAATTATATTTcgcccaaattcttcttcactcatgatatTCAAAATCAAAGAACAATTGATATCTAATAGATCCGTTCAAGCGATAATCttgcagatttatttacaaagttactttcaaaatcctactttaaaagattggtacatcagattatgatgcgccgatttcgagatattaaataatgtcgacaagaagggaagactgtactcttttttccttggtcaggtttttctctgtattggatttttcttgacaatgTTTTTAATGAGACAGTTCTCATcataaaggatattgtactctttttccttcactaaaatttttttccAATGAGTTTTCCTTTAATAAGGTTTTAACGAGACATAATTCTAAATAGACATACAAGGAGAAGTGTTGTGATAAAGATGGATATCCAAATTGGGGCGGCTCAATTTCTCAATAAGAAGAAAGTTCGAATTCTCAAAATAGATTGCATTAATgaaatttgaaaataagaaacTTGATACGTGTATAAATAGAGAGTTAAGTCTCAAATAATAGATAcacatccaaaaaaaaaaaaagaaataataacaaaagaaaacCAGCCTTCAAAAGTCAAAACCATAGTTGAAAAACTCAGACCGACCATCCATAGTTGAAAAATTTAGACCGACCCATATGGTCGAACTGAAAAACAAAAACCAGCGACCCGATTTCTAAATCGATCTGGTCTGGATGTTGGACTTGATACGAACAAACCCGGTGAGAACCGGTTTGATTAGGTCGAGTTATGTAAAACTGGTGAACCGGAAGGTTGAGAAACCCAGACCGGTtgataatttttagaaaaaaacccTAACCCAAAACGACGTGGTTTGATTTTTTGTGACAAAACGAGAAAGAAATCCTAGGCACTTCTCAACCCACCCACCACCTAACCCAGCTCTCTCTCTCGCGTGTCGCCGCGCCTCCGCCAGTGAGTCCTCGAGCTGTGCTTCCTGCAGCCGTGCAGCGTGTTGTCGTCGTCCGCCATCACTGCACCCAACGCCTGGTGTGCTCCAGTGCTCGCGTCTTGCCTCTCTTCCTCCAGCTGTACTTCCTGGTGAGTGCTCGCGTCTCGCCGCACCGCGCCTCCGTCCCTCCCTCTCCTCTCTTCCGTGGTTGTTGCTGCCTGAACTGCTGCTCGTCCTCCACCTTCTGCCTCTGCAACAACAGGTGagcatttattttttttccagGTTGATTAATTGATGTTATTGCTGTGAattttattgttgattggttTATGTGCGGATTAGAAGTAAATATGGCAGTGGTTGAATTGAAATGTTGAATTGGTTTCTGAATTGGTTTACGAATATGAATATGCAGGGGTTTGCTGATTATGAATATGGTTTAATTGTTGAATATGCAGCGGTTTTGTTAATTGTTGAATTGGTTTCGCTGATTATgagttttgttgattgttgattgttgcTGTAATGATGCTGGTTTGTTTTGCTATTAGTTACTTAGttgattgaattttttttcttttatgggATTTTAAGATGGCTTCATCAGAAACACCATCATCCCAAGAACGTCATATGAAGACGGATATCTAGACTTTGAAATTATTCTTTGGACATAGTttatagatttttatttttattgtgtcaAATTAAGATACTACTGTAGTGGTGTTGTCTAATTTTATGTCTATTTTCgtatgttatttttaaaatttgagacttGCTTCAAatttagtgaaaatatgtatttcaaaattcaaaatttaattttatgtttttgattattatatatttttatttaaataagacTGGTTCAACTAGTGATTTACCGGTTGAACTAGAGATTCAGTGACCCAGTAATTTGACCGGTTCAGTCACTGGTCAGTTCTGACAACTATGTTCAAAACCACCACCATAAACCTCTCGCACTGCAGATCTCACAGGAAGAAAGCTGTGACTCGACGGTTCTATCTGTTCCGAAAGGAAGAAAGCTCAGAAGTTGAGGTACCACTCTATGACTCTGTTTCTCTCTGATGATCTAAAACCCAGTTAATGTAAGAAGAAAAAATAATGTCAAACTAGCGCGTGGTTTGGTAACCAATTCCTCAACTAACAGCTACTcaccaatatataaaaataaaggaaaaaagtaaACAAATCATTCTGAGTTTCTTAACTGGAACATATTTTCATGTGAGAAACATCAATAAATTGAGCACAATTCTGGAAATTGAGTCTcaattttgaacctatttgattgttGTTTGCAGTGGTAGCAGATAACTGGGAGCGGAAATCCTGTTTAGGAAATTCAGTGTTGTCAGTGAATATGGCTGTGAATGAATTAGACACGGAACAAGACCTTGCACCATCAAAGAAGAAGCCACTTTCTGAGGATGAGAAGAGGTATATATCTTtggttctttttgttttatttgaagTTTGATGATGATTGCATTCCAAATGTTTTTGTTTTGGGAaaataaaggaagaagaaaattgTGCCTGGGAGTTTGATGAAAGCGGTTGTGAGGCCTGGTGGTGGTGATTCTGGACCTTCAGATGGTGATCAGGTTATTTTTGTGATATGTGAATATGCATTTTTCTAGTATATAATAGGTAAAATATAAATGCTTGTGTTAATCAATGTATATGTTTTCTATCTCAGGTTATTTATCATTCCACAGTTCGAACATTAGACGGAGTGCTTGTGGAATCTACTAGGTCTGATTATGGAGGTGAGCTCATTTAATTTAAGTTGTTTCTTGCCTTATTAATGCCCATGATTAAATTGGTGAGTGTGAGTTATGGTGATTGGTGTgcattttgttccaaaaattgaTTGATTTAATCCTGTAATTGTGGTTACTAATTACGTGATTTGTCCTTTTTTGTTTAATAATTGAATTGGATGAGGTACTACTTCTTCGTAATCTCCTAGACATTTGTAAATCTTGACTTAGATTCCATTGTTTGCTTGAAACTCGATATGCAAATTCATAATGGAAAGCACTTATATAGAACATTTTGGAAGTTGAATGTTCAAATATCTTAAATTAGGCTTTAAATGGCAATATATCTTTGATTATTTCCTGTTGAAGACATAGTTCCTAGGTTAGATAACTGTTTACATCATTGCAACAGGCAAGGGCACACCAATAAGACATGTTTTAGGCAAAAGCAAGATATTATTGGGCTTGCTGGAAGGAATCCCAACAATGTTGAAGGGTGAAGTGGCAATGGTAACATGCTAATTATTGAATGTTGTTGTCTTCCTGGTCTAAATCGATGTGATTTACTTAGAAAGAATAGGTTTGTGTTTTCTGCTTTTCTACTTTTGTGTAGGGTTTGATATGAGGATTTAATGATATATATTTTACACACACATTCTCAATTTCTGTCTTTATTAGGCAGAGATATTctatttttatcatttttcttataataaaattttctttAAACTGAAAAATTGCATAACTCTattggttattttttttattaactagaTTGTGTAACCTATTCTTGCAGTTCAAGATGAAGCCTCAGATGCACTATGGTGAGGATGATTGTCCTATTTCTGCTCCTGATAGTTTTCCAAAGGAGGATGAACTTCACTTTGAAATTGAGCTGATAGAATTTTTCAAAGCCAAGGCAAGGATGTATGCTTTTGACTTCTTTTCACTTTCGTTCTCCATCTGTCATATCCTAGTGAATTTTGGTTTCTGCTTACTTTTTGCATATCTGAAGACTTCCAGTTGTTAATTGTGGTTCTCTTCTGATCACAAGATTATTATTCCCTCTTTGCTCAAATAAGTATCcacttttgaattttcatgtgGATTAATAAAATGATTGCAATGTGTTGGAGTCATAAAAGTTAAAAAGTAAGTTGCAAAAATTACCCTTGATAGCAATAATTactctatttaattatttactacTTTTATTCCCTCTCATCCATTAATTAGGGGTATGACTAGAAAAAAAATGGTAATTTTACATTAATTTACTAAATGGACACTTATTtgtgaaatatatttttttttttgaaaaaaaaagctgGATACTTATTTGAGAATGGAgggaatattatttttttattgtctaTATTTTCAATAATATTGTAGTGTTTGTTAACTGTATTCATAAATATTCTTGCTGTGTTCCTCAGTAGTGCAGAACTGGTTTTCTGGTGTTTATGTGGTATTTATATTCCTTTTTGAATAACTACTTCTGGTATTGAACTTTGTTCTAAttatattttgtgattttgtttataTTTCCAGGTTGTTACTGATGATTTGGGAGTTGTGAAAAAGGTATAATTGGTTTGGATTCTTCATAGTTAACGAAAGTTTCTATATGTTTTTGTggttttggatgactgtaataagaAATGTGGTTGTTGAACcaaagataaacaaaaaagaTTTGCTTGTGTCTCAAACATGGGAGTCTACACTTCATATAAGTAGAAGGTTGCCACCCAACTGCTTGTGTCGTTATTGTCATATGCTAGTGTAAGATTACCATTGCAGCCAAATTAAACAGATAATATGGAGAATAGAGCAGAATATAGTGTATAGTGGTAGATAAATCTGAAGAATAGAGTAGATAGCAGAAGAAGATGGAATAGAAGTGGAGGGGATGAATGATATCATTGAGATATCATTCTTGCCTCAGTAAATGTATTGAGATATGCAGAAAAGGAAGATATAAGTAGCATTCGAGAGGCTACTACTCTCCTATGAGTTCTATCAAGCCTAATTTCCCAGATAAAAACCCCTTGaactctcttctcctctcttatAGACaatctcatctctctctctctctctctctctctctctctctctctctctctctagtaAATGTATTGAGATATGCAGAAAAGGAAGATATAAGTAGCATTCGAGAGGCTACTACTCTCCTATGAGTTCTATCAAGCCTAATTTCCCAGATAAAAACCCCTTGaactctcttctcctctcttatAGACaatctcatctctctctctctctctctctctctctctctctctctctctctctctaacaatATTATCATTCACCTTGTCCTCCTAAATCATGTGAGTGCAAAACAGCTAGCATtaaaattatttactaatttgATTGTTCCAGTTCAAGATAGAGTTCAATGCTGCTTGAAATTTCAGAGTTTGTAATTTTATACatatattatatttatagttAGTTTGTTTCTTATGTTAAATTCGTGGATTCAAAATTTTGTTAACATGCAATCTGAAAAAGGCACCCTCttttgatgagaattgttcattttAAATCCGTTATCCGAGTTACATTATACATTTCACCATACAACTATTTTTATTACTGCAGGTTATTAATGAAGGTCAGGGTTGGGAATCTCCAAGAGAACCTTACGAAGTGAAGGCTTGGTAAAACtgatctttgttttcatttttgtaTTGTCCTTCCCCACTTGTTTTAGGCTGTATGGAACTTTGTGATGATATTTTGTTTGGTCATTACCAGGATTTCAGCAAAGACAGCTACAGGGAAATTGATTATGTCACATACAAAAGGAGAACCATACTTCTTTACATTTGGAAAATCAGAGGTGGTTAAATTAGATATCTTTGCTTATGTATCTGTTATTTTCCTGTTAATTGTTTTGTCATGGAATACTTGTACTGCAATGAATCGGTTGCCTTTAATATGCCAAATATTTCTGTGATTTGATGAGTTCtgcttatatatttatttttcttgattCTGCTAGGCATTTTGTTCCCTTAAAGTTAATAACAGCAGTAGGCAGCAGGGGAAAAATAATACATTTCTTAGGCATTTTTGCATTAGAAATATCCTAGAAAAATGCTTGTTGACAATAATGTTGATTGCTACGCTTTTCAACTTGGCAATTACCCTACCTCTGTTGAAATCAGGTACCTAAAGGTCTTGAAATGGGAATAGGAACAATGACTCGGGAAGAGAAGGCTGTTATATATGTTACAAGTCAGTATTTAACTCAGTCTCCACTGATGCCTGTAATAGAGGATTACGATGAAGTGCAGTTTGAGGTGGAGCTCGTCCACTTTATTCAAGTGAGCAAGATCATTCTAACTATAAATCGTGATTTATTATTGAGCTTGTTGAGGAATGAAATCAAAATGTTTCAGCATTCTTCTTTAATTatctaattttcttttttaagtgATAGATTTATAGATCTTACTTTCTATTCTGCATTGTTGAGTCCCCATAACTATTTCCTGATATGTATCTTGCATAGTTGTATTTTCATTGTATGTCAGTATAACTTCATATAATAGCCAAACGATTGTGGTATTGAAGTTGGAATTATATTCCTTGTTAACTGGAAAGCTCCTGGCCAGTAATCTTGGTTGCTCTTAATCTAGGATGCACGAAATGGGTTTGTAACCTGTAATGTTATTGGTATGACCATGGGTGTGGTATATTTCTGGTATTTCCCTAGGCGGTTTCGCTTGAAGCAAACTTATACTTTGTATTGATGCTAGTTATGTTTGAAACATTTTATATTCTTTTCTCCCTGAGCAAGACATTGAAAAGATGTGAAATTTCTTGCTGGTGACATATCAACAGGTGAGGGACATGCTTGGAGATGGGCGCCTAATAAAGCGCCGCATTCGTGATGGCAAAGGTGCGAACTAAGAATTTAGTGTTAGTATTAGGACTTCATGTCTTATAATGGAAATACATAATAACAATTTTGTGGAACATGCCTTGCTGATTGTTGAGTCATACCAAAGATGGTTTTTTGCTATGAGTTCAATCCTCATTGTGTTTACATGAAAAACTAATTATGTTCTTGCACTTGCGTAGCCTTTGTgctagttctttttttttttctttttttttggatgACTTATTATCATATTGCATTTTGTTTGTTACAAATAGGTGACTTCCCAATGGATTGCCCTCTTCATGACAGCCTACTTCGTGTACATTACAAGGGCACGATTGTCAATGAAGAAAATAGAGTATTCTACGATACAAGAGTTGATAATGATGGTGAGCCTTTGGAGTTCTGCTCTGGAGAAGGTCTGGTAAGTTGTGGCATAAATGAGCTAAAGGGCTCTTTGGATATTCATTTTCCATAGGTTTTTCTGTCTGGAAAATCCTTTTGTAGAAAGTCAATTAATAATGTCCCCTTTCTGTTATAAACCTTGGAAATTTCCTTTACATATGTTGTTGCACTGTAATCTCCTATTTCCTTTCTGTTAGGTGCCAGAAGGATTTGAAATGAGTGTTCGTCTGATGCTTCCTGGAGAGATAGCTCTTGTCTCATGCCCCCCTGACTATGCATATGATAAGTTTCCAAGGTTTGCGATTAAACCCTTTAAACTTTGAccttcaatttatatttcttgaagTATTCCACTGCATTGGCAATCAAAATATCTCAATTCCACATATTTCTTTCATGATCAGGCCAGCAAATGTCCCTGAGGGTGCTCATATTCAATGGGAGATTGAACTTCTTGGTTTTGAAATGCCAAAGGTATGTTATCAATAACTTTAgttaaattcaaattatttaatgTAGTTGTATATTTACATCTAGCAATTATAAGACCTTCAATGCTCCAATGTAGTGAAGGTGTCAATTGAACGTAGAAATTATAGATAAGGATGATAATTCAAATATCAAACTGCAGGTGATAAACAACAAACGGGGAGTTAAATCTCATCATCAAAGAATATAAAATTAGCTTTTTTCTATTTTGCAAATCTTTGATCCCTTGTTATTTCTATGTTACAAACTACACACCACTTCCTTCTGCATTATAATTTAATTCTCATTGCAGGACTGGACTGGATTGGACTTTAATAGTATAATGAATGAGGCTGAGAAGATCAGAAACACGGTATGCAAAAGATATGCACAATTTTCATCATTCAATCTTtagcttgttattggttatgacaTGATGGTGCATGGCACAATTACCAGATATGCTTGTGCATGTctttttttctgtattttgagCAGCACTATATGGGGAAGGAACCAATTTACCACTTCCTGTGAAAGAAACCTGTAGTTTTATTTCAATTGTGTACATATGCATATTCACACTAATGGACAGATGACACTTTATCTATCACTATCGTGCAATGAATTAGTGGTTTACTCTTGCACTGAATTTATTTCAAAGTCGTGCTTTACTGTTGCACTGAATTTATGACTGATCTACCATCTGTTGGAAATCCCTGAATAGATGACTATAGGTGTAATATTGTTTGATTTCTTGTTTcttcaatttgcttttaattcTAATCTGTTCTATATAATTGTAGCTTCAATATGGTTTATTTGGTTGGTACATATTATTTGTTTTCAACTTGTGCAATAATCCCTTACGTAGGCATAATAGAATGCAATGTATTTACCTTTGTTTTGAACAAAGAATTGAATGTCTCCTGCTGCCAATTTCAGGGTAACAGGCTATTCAAAGAAGGAAAATATGAACTTGCAAAGGCAAAGTATGAAAAGGTATATGTCCTCTTGTGATACCAAATCATATACAAGCAACAATAGTTCTCGTACAAGGCTCTTATTCACCTTCCTTAAATATCTTTTTTGCATTGATGTCAGAAGTGTTGGATTTAGCCAGATAAAAACTATGTATTTCCAGATATTTCGTCCTCATTGAGTAGGAAACTAGGATTCTTAAATCTCAATAAACACATActcaaaattcccacttttagTTTATGATGTCATGCATAGCAACTGTCATTATGAATAGTGTTCAGAATTAGTGGACCCATGGATGTCTTGTAGATCGGATAGTGAGAGAATAGAGAAAAGATAGATACTCCTATCGTAAAAACAAACTTTGGACCATGTATTACTATTTCCATGGGAAACTGTAAGGCCTAGCAGTAGCAGCAGAATAAGAATAGAAGCTGTAGTATAGAATTatagaagagagtagaagaaagagCGGATAAGAAACAGA is from Arachis ipaensis cultivar K30076 chromosome B01, Araip1.1, whole genome shotgun sequence and encodes:
- the LOC107628286 gene encoding peptidyl-prolyl cis-trans isomerase PASTICCINO1: MAVNELDTEQDLAPSKKKPLSEDEKRKKKIVPGSLMKAVVRPGGGDSGPSDGDQVIYHSTVRTLDGVLVESTRSDYGGKGTPIRHVLGKSKILLGLLEGIPTMLKGEVAMFKMKPQMHYGEDDCPISAPDSFPKEDELHFEIELIEFFKAKVVTDDLGVVKKVINEGQGWESPREPYEVKAWISAKTATGKLIMSHTKGEPYFFTFGKSEVPKGLEMGIGTMTREEKAVIYVTSQYLTQSPLMPVIEDYDEVQFEVELVHFIQVRDMLGDGRLIKRRIRDGKGDFPMDCPLHDSLLRVHYKGTIVNEENRVFYDTRVDNDGEPLEFCSGEGLVPEGFEMSVRLMLPGEIALVSCPPDYAYDKFPRPANVPEGAHIQWEIELLGFEMPKDWTGLDFNSIMNEAEKIRNTGNRLFKEGKYELAKAKYEKVLREFNHVNPQDDEEGKIFADTRNLLHLNVAACYLKVGECRKSIETCNKVLEAKPAHVKGLYRRGMAYMANGDFEEARNDFKMMMKVDKSAEPDATAALSKLKQKEQEVERKARKQFKGLFDKKPGEISEVKADEDGNPSTSENQDSEEHSDADGTNSEDSHEAAPDARPRSWISLFWPTGKRIFESLGLQRCTIL